In Candidatus Limnocylindria bacterium, the following proteins share a genomic window:
- a CDS encoding thiamine pyrophosphate-dependent enzyme, which yields MTTEIMPAQDLPQIKGVKDVPYDELFVSGHRTCQGCESALVMRHMVKASGPRTIVLGSTGCMYVANTTYYTTPWVVPWMHTQLGASGSAALGTAAGLKVLMRKGKLKNEKINVIAFCGDGGGADMGIGAISATLTHKDYNCLVLLYDNESYANTDIQLSSQTPYGAVTTFSPSGDKKRLMHTRWKKNVPGMLAAGHPESRYIAAGCAAYAVDLMNKIRKALELGGPTFVHTLDPCPKGWDYHPQYSQELGHLAVETGIWPLYEVVDGVCNLTGPTRQIAEGRKKRKPVYEYLKRQGRFAHFIDEDVEHFQAQVDKMWTDWLIPGVIPFTVPAKDVAILKIDKKPMHEQKTA from the coding sequence CACAGATCAAGGGGGTCAAGGACGTCCCGTACGACGAGCTCTTCGTCTCGGGCCACCGCACCTGTCAGGGCTGCGAGTCCGCGCTCGTGATGCGGCACATGGTGAAGGCATCGGGCCCGCGCACGATCGTGCTGGGGTCGACCGGCTGCATGTACGTCGCGAACACGACGTACTACACGACACCATGGGTCGTGCCGTGGATGCACACGCAGCTCGGCGCGTCCGGGTCCGCGGCGCTCGGCACCGCGGCCGGTCTCAAGGTGCTGATGCGCAAGGGAAAACTGAAGAACGAGAAGATCAACGTCATCGCGTTCTGCGGCGACGGCGGTGGCGCCGACATGGGCATCGGTGCGATCTCCGCCACCCTCACGCATAAGGACTACAACTGCCTCGTCCTGCTGTACGACAACGAGTCGTACGCGAATACCGACATCCAGCTGTCGAGCCAGACGCCGTACGGCGCGGTCACGACGTTCTCGCCTTCGGGCGATAAGAAGCGGCTTATGCACACGCGCTGGAAGAAGAACGTGCCTGGCATGCTCGCGGCCGGTCATCCGGAATCCCGCTACATCGCGGCAGGATGCGCCGCGTACGCCGTGGATCTCATGAACAAGATCCGCAAGGCGCTCGAGCTCGGCGGGCCCACGTTCGTGCACACGCTCGACCCGTGCCCGAAGGGTTGGGACTATCACCCGCAGTACAGCCAGGAGCTCGGCCACCTCGCCGTGGAGACCGGGATCTGGCCGCTGTACGAAGTCGTCGACGGCGTGTGCAACCTCACCGGCCCGACGCGTCAGATCGCGGAGGGTCGCAAGAAGCGCAAGCCGGTGTATGAGTACCTGAAGCGGCAGGGCCGCTTCGCGCACTTCATCGACGAGGACGTCGAGCACTTCCAGGCGCAGGTCGACAAGATGTGGACGGACTGGCTCATTCCCGGCGTGATCCCCTTCACCGTGCCGGCGAAGGACGTTGCGATCCTGAAGATCGACAAGAAGCCCATGCACGAGCAGAAGACCGCGTAG